cggataaagttactaagggcataaaagtcaaaaacccataccaaaaatagaaatgggacaattaaggtgacttgaccataaaagaaaatggggagTATAATAATTTCCACTTATAATTTTGTTGGTATTTAAGTTGATTAGTGGAATTATAGAGATTGACAAGGTAAGTCGATGTGTACATGCTTATTTAGCAGAAATAAACAATCTAAAGCATCCTGCAGGAAAACAATGTATTGAAATTCAGTTTGGGTCTAAATGCAATAACAGACAAACCAAAGCTCTAAATGTTCAAAATAAGGTTTTAACTCTTATTTATCCGCAACATGCTAAAAGGGTTGAAACTCGAAcgaataactttttttaaaccTGTCAATGTAAATCCACACTAAACTCACCTTTGTCTCTTCTAATTGTTTCTTTGTAATTTACTCCTCTACTCTTAATCATAATAAGAGTTAATTAGTTTATGAAAGTTTGGAAAGTAGACTCTTTCTAAATGAAAGCTCTTATTTTACTTAacttttctaaaatatttttcaaaatacacTTAAGAGGTTGCTTgatataaaaattacatatgTAATAGAATTGTAATATTTGAAGAATAGATTTGGTAAAGATAAAccttattgttatcattttctagtatgaagatgaagaataaatcaCTTATTTTGAAGCACGTGCTATTTAATTTAAcacaattttagaaaaaaaataaataaggtgaAATAATAACACTCATTAAGTGAATCCCAATTAATAATATAGTAAATCTCAACCGTAAATAATGATGTGTAACTAGAAATAGGTCAAAATAGTTAGATTTAACTTTCAATCACATTTTACCTAGTTTTTTCAGTACTTTCGAATATGATTATTTTCGAATTACGTGGCAAAATTTTTGGATAATAAGCCACTAATTTCCCATTGAGATTCTAAATCAATTTTATGTCAGATTAAATTTTGACACATCTACTTTTCaccatcaaaatcattaaaaaaaaagaaagttatGATTAATGAAGAGGACTATCATACAAGTGGAATACAAATTATGCAGAGAAGACCCTTGAAGCCCCCACACAAAAAAAAAGATTGTAGGAGAAACATAACACATTGAGATGTTACTTCCTCCATTAATCAGAAAGAAAGCAAAGACTCATCATGGTCCACACAAGCTTGTATTACTGATGACGCCAATAAAAATCATGCATATAATAAGCCAAATTAGATTGAATACCAATACATTTATTTATGGCAAATACATAATTGATTGTAACACctaaagtatataaaaaaataacataacatGCTATTCTTTTCAGAGAAAAGCACAAAATCTCTCAAAAATGAGATTGATTATGATTTATCCGCACAAAAAACCTATAGTCAAATAAAGCATATTATGATATGCTCATTTTTGTACCTTTAAACTATCCAAAAACTGGGTCTGAATCCCATTAATGCTTTTAAATGGTATAATCATGGATACATTTGGGTTACTAATTTTAACATTCGGGTAAACACTGCCCATTTCGAGCTCTAAATATGGTATGTTCCGAAACAAAATCATCCATGCAGGGCATCAACCAAAGTTCTTGGGCAGATGGCCGCAGTTCAAGGTTTAAGAGCCAGCGCAACACCAAACTTAGAAGAGGAATTCTTGGCCTTGGTGTCGTACTCGGCTGAAAATGTAACTAGAGACTTAGGCCTCCATTCATGTTGCCATAGCATTCCAACTTTGCCGTCATCAGAGTATCGTGTTTTTACGAATGTAATGGGATTAATTGTATGCAAGCTACCAATCTTAAATCTGTTCTCATAGCTAGAAAGTCTATGAATCATTTCAGTTGCAACAGCGGTAGATGGATTCACATTGTGGAAGTAAGAAACTTTTAAAGTCTGACCTTTATCCATCCTGCAATTAGAGAACATAAATCGAAATCTTATAAGCATGCAGTCAAAGATTTCAAGAGTCAATAGCTAGCTATTCATGGGTCATAATGGTTCGATCACAAATTCAGATATCATCAGCATATCAACTGTAAACACTTGCATCACACTTATATTTTCGAGAATTAAcagattatgtttttttttcaactCCACGAATCCATtcaaaatatacataattactAGTAAAAAAATGTTTTGGTCGCAATTGCAACGACAGTCACGGTGATGCAGTAATGTGGTGATGTGGTAAAGGGGTGATGTGGTTGTCACCACCAAATATTGGCGAAGAACAAAAGATCATCTTGGAACTAACTAAAAACGCGGTAGACTCGAAAATTTCATAGCTTGACTGACAAGATACAATTTTGCCTTAATTTTGCACTCTGAAAACAAGTAGGCATAATTATGATAAAGTGTGCAGCGAAATCCAACACTTCTCGAACTCGCTACTTTTAAGATACAAAATGGTGGCAAATCTTTCCAATCTATATATAGCTCAGAAGCTTGTCAATTTTGTTCACCACTCAAACACTTTCCAActtactaaaaatagttttACATCAAGAACTTTTACATTGCTGAGGTTCAAAATCAATTACTAGTATAATCAGGCAACTGCCAAGTAAACAGATATCATTGGCAAGACCTGTGAATGTAAATCAACTTCTTTCCTGGTCTCAGGTGCCAAGTAAACAAAAATGCTAACTTAAACACTGGTAgtgtaaaagttaaaataaaaggGTTGGTGCAGTCAATCTGTCAATGTCGTGTTTCAACAGGTGTGAAGTATAAAGCTTTTGTTAAGCAAATGGCTTTTGGCCAGATTTTTATTGGCATTTAGCATTTGAATTTAGTCAAAATAAACCATGTACTTCTGAATAATGTAATAGAAGCAAATGGCTTTTCAAGTTATTGAAGAGGCCATAAACTTTTCAGCCAAAAAAGTACAAGCTGATCACTATTTTAGATCTAAAGCTAACATGTAACAGCCAAGAAAAATTTTCACTAAACCTCTGGAGTATAATACTAATAGCTAGCTAAAGTAGCCAATACAGACAATGATAGTAACAAGTCAAGACAGTCAACAAAGTGTCCGATATTTGTTACTAAAATTCATTAATAACGGAATTAGAAGAACAGTTCTTCACACAGAAAAAATATATGCAAAACCTCAGTCTCAAAAGAAACCGAAGCTTATGGAGGAAAGTGAATAATCAGCAATATAGAAAATGAAAAGTAAGATAGCAAACAAATATACATACAGCATAACTGCGGCGGAAAAATCATGTTTGTTGAGAGTAAGGCCAGCATTGTATTTGGTAAATGAGGCAGATGCCGTATCAAACGCCATTTCCCCACCCATGCTGAGCTCCTCATTTCCGATTGAAGCATTGAACTCCAAAGTAGGCGTAGGATTCAAGCCAATACTTGAATTCACAGTGGCATGATAATTTCGATAGAGCAGATCTAGCTGATTCCATACAATAATATCGTCAGACATGCAAAACTATGAACTCAAACCAACTAACATAATATACACATGCACACGCACACAATTTAGAAAGAGGAACCAATAACTATTTTTAACTGTTTACAATATCCTTAAAATGATGGGTCATTTTCATATGCTTTAGATTGatatgtattatataaaataaaacctGTTCAAAGTATAAAAACGCATATGCCTAGGCCACCAACATCTACAGATGCAC
This genomic stretch from Amaranthus tricolor cultivar Red isolate AtriRed21 chromosome 9, ASM2621246v1, whole genome shotgun sequence harbors:
- the LOC130824502 gene encoding mitochondrial outer membrane protein porin 6; translated protein: MAPAPFSDIGKKARDVLMKDYNFDHKFTLSVPNATGMGLTATGVKKDHIFIGDVNTQYKSGNTTVNLKVDTYSNVSTKVTVDEALPGIKTALSFNIPDQKSGKLDLLYRNYHATVNSSIGLNPTPTLEFNASIGNEELSMGGEMAFDTASASFTKYNAGLTLNKHDFSAAVMLMDKGQTLKVSYFHNVNPSTAVATEMIHRLSSYENRFKIGSLHTINPITFVKTRYSDDGKVGMLWQHEWRPKSLVTFSAEYDTKAKNSSSKFGVALALKP